The DNA sequence AAGTTGGTATTCTTAGCtcccacttgagtttgaggggggatgttagagaatcattagtatcaattaggatcaattagtatcgtctatatttatatagtatatctgtatattaattatagGATTCTGTGCCTTTATTACTCTGATTCatttagcacctataaatacctCTTGTATATTGTACCTTTGATCAGATTGAATAATACACTCTTCAGATTATTATCtcagtctcttgtttctaacaatttttatttttatcccgTCTCGCAGTAGAAGAATAAAATGAAATAGAAGTTATAGATtttagaaaagaagaagagtaaTACTACGATATATTCTGGTTTGGCCACGAAGTGCAACGTGgtctacatccagtctccactACGACATTGGTAGaatttttactataatcaaGATTGATTACAAAATCTAATTCCAAGAGACTTACACTTTTGTAACTCACATAAGCTATTCCAAGCTTAGTAAATCACTTAGGTGCTAACTCAACCGAGTTAAGAGGAACCAAGTACACTCTAACCCATCACATTTTTTAAATCAAAGCActcaaacaaaaattaaatgatTTTTGTATGTACTATTCTCTTTATCTTTTGTATTCCTTAAAGTAAACTTGAATTtagacaaaagaaaaataagaacatactcaaaaataaagaaataaaagattGTTTTGTGTGATATATATGCAATATGCACAAAAATAATTGCTTCtttcttgaaataaattttcttttatagAGCTTAATATTTTCTCTTTAATATTGGaatgatttttctttttcatcaacTAGCCGTTGCACCATTTATGAGATGATTCTATTGACATTGAAGAGAAAGTATTTTCTTCTTTATACCTCTACCGAATGCAGTAGTTTTTTGTGATTGTAATATGATTTTGGAGAGCATTGATTGCTGTCTTGATTGTGCAGAAATTTTTTAAACATGGCTTAATATTATCTTTAATAATTCTCATTAATATGTTTATATTGCACAATTTTAGATTCCTTATTtaattatccttgattgattCCTACCTTTCTTATCATAATGGTTAATTATAATAGTtaatttcacaaaaaaattcTTCCTCAGCAACCACTTGTAGCCCTCTCTAGCGCTATATTGTTTCGATGGTGCTAGTTACCAGCACCAACTAGGATCACTATTGCCTTGATGGGAGTTTATACTTCGAATaacttgtttgattttttcataaattgGAGCTACCCATATTATATATTTACAATAACGTATTTTGTTATTGTCATGAGCACGAGGACGATGTCATTTTGGATAGTAGAACGTTtgttgttatttaatttttcatataACATGCATAAATTGCTTTCTATTTACTACGAAGCTTAATAAAATAgatgaaattttattttaaaagttattatttccttaataattttttgtaaataGACACATTATCATAAGAATATGGTATATCATTAAGTTTTATACGATGAATTGATGAAAGGACATAATGCGTCTACTAATTATTATTGTAAAGGACTTAATTGGTTTTTTTTGTTAGAAATTAATTTGTCCAATATAAAAATTCTTAGAAATCTAATTATcactttattttatataaaaattgattaattattcaatgatgaattaaaaaaaaaagggaaagtaCAAGAACCCGCATAACTATGGAATGTAAAAGGTAGAAGAATTAATTTGTAAATTACTCTTTGAAATAGATAAGTCTTAGAGGTTTGGATCCGGCGATTCCATTCAAAGAGTGAAAAATATGGGCATTACATTTTCATACTAATACTACATCGTCAAAGTGTTTGGATAATTAAGTTTAAGTAAATTGGTCTAATAACTTAAAGATTGAtaattatgcattttagttgaagaagaaggagaagtataagaataaaaaaaagatttggttaagattgattacaaaaataatttgttaacCTAATATTTTTCAGCATTTTTATGATGTCACTTTTATGATAAGAGTGATAGCCACTCACAAGTAGAACTATCAAAGACAACCATTACGACAGCTGAAGCTTTAGTTGAACTGGCAAATTATGGTGTTTATTAATATGCTACACCTTGATTTGAAACTAGGTGAAAGTCAAGTAATGGATGAAAATTCTTAAATGTTGTACGTGTGAGTATGTAATGTGAATAAATTTGTAATGTCTAAAATTAGAGCTATATATCCattttatttaacaaaaaataaataaatattatgaatgaaaaaaaaatttatcataaaaatattaaaattttagtgcaaataattataattagagtaattatttaaattagtcttcaaaaattttaaaagtggaaatttattttttttaaaaaattaatacataaatcaatttcaattatttttttctgtCAGATATAACAGTTTCCATCTATTTTTTGAAATGACTTACTAAATTCTTCTAGTATTTATTagaaaaagaatatatatatatatatattatatatatatatatattgtcactcaataaaaataataataataatgttcaataaagttattaaaaattattttacaagaaatttaaagttaaaatcatttgattttttttatttaatataactTAACTTGGTATGATAGTAATAGCTAGGAATTAACAATTAAGTATAATCAAagttattcttttatttttacttgAATCTCAACTTGATCATCAAATTATCAATTAACTCAAAAAGCTAATTGAATTTCTACTTTATAGTTAGACTAACTTAATATACACATTCATGTGGTACatacatattatttttctttgatttataATGTGTTATGTGTGCAAAACCgtgttaacaaaaaaaatatgtcAAATTTGTATTTTCCGTTAGTGAGTTATCGCGAAAAATTTGGAGATTGATTTGAATGATTATTCTGTTAAGAAATAAATAGTAGACTGATTTGTTTGTTGAAGTAAAATCTTAAAGatatttttgtgtattaattttttttaaaaaactaatatgtcaacttttaaaatatttaggAATTAATTTGAGTAATTACTCTTATAACTTTAAAGaatacaatttaatttaatatttattaaaaattagattaatttattagataattttatctttttaatgaattttaatttttcataattaaaattattgatacttaaatattttatactaaaatatgaTATGTTATTAAAAGACTTTTAgataatcttaaaggttttaaacaaaaaaatgaagaaattgaCAAAGGACAAAAGAAAAGAGATTAACCttgcaataaaagaaaattacataaatataaaatcCATCATTTgtaaagagaaaataaaaaagatggaAGAAatcttaaagaaaaaaaaacgcaTAGTTATTAGAATTGAATTAGTAATCAATTTGATCATATGATCGGGTCACTGGGTTATTGGTTTAATTGGTGGGTCACTAATTATTCAGTTAACTCGGtcataactaaaaaaaattatataaataaaattaaaatttaaaatataagtcTTTACAAACATTAATAATTCAATATCAATTTTTAAACATAACTAATGATCTAAAAAAAGATTTAGGCAGAAACAATTTATTTGGGATGTGCCTGGAAATATTTCCAAATGCTTCTCATTGAAATCTTTGTTAGTGGATCACAACCATCTTTCAGAAAAACATACTAGAGACATTAACAGATCTGTCAAACCTAACAATGCTGGATCTCTCTGCTAATAACTTCAGTGAAAAAATTCCTAGTAATCTTTCTATGATCCCTGGCTTAGTCTACTTCAACGTTTCTGGGAACAACCTTGACGATGAGATACCTCCAGCATTGGGCTCTAGATTCAACAATGCCTCTTCATTTGCAGGTAATGAGAAATTATGTGGGAAGCCGTTAGATAAAAAGTGTGAGGAGATGAGCAAAAACAAACgcagcaacacaacaacaactaATGATAATCAACAATTTTAACTATTTAACCAAAGTTCACTAAAATTTTCTCAGGTTCAACAATTCCTCTAAAAAATCAAATAGAATAGCAGCATCCaccaaattcaacaataattctaACTAAAATTTGCATCAAACCAAAGAAATAACAGAAAGAACAGCAACAAGAACTCTAAAAAAATCAACATTCAACAATAAAAAAGAACAACAACTCTAAAATTTGCTCAGATTCACCGAAATTAACATCAATCCAGAGAAAGACAGCAACAACAACTCTAAAAAATCAACATTCAACAAACAAACAGAAAGAACAGTAACAACTCTAAAATTTGTTCAGGTTCACCAAAATTAGCATCGAAGTAGAGAAATAACAGCAACAAGCCAACAACAACTCCAAAACTAAATGAAACAGCAACAACCACCATATTCACCAAAATTAACATTGAACTAGAGAAAAAATAGAGTTGAAAACTGGAGCTTACCTGGTTGAAAAGACGACCACCACCACTCGAGGGAGCAGATACTGCTTCATTGGTTCTGACGTAGCGAACACAGGGTCACGGACTCACGGTGACAGACTGAGGGAGCGACGAGTTGAGAGACCAAGAGTGACGTCGAGGGAGTGACGAACTGACGAACTGAGAGTGACAAACTGACGTCGAGAGAGTGACGAACTACCGGCGCCGAGCTTAAGAGAGTGACGAGGTGAGGGTGAGGGGTTGCCCGCTGCCGACGCTCAGCTCGAGAGAGCAGAGATAGAGAGACGAGAGCACGAAGCTGGCTTGGGAGTAGTTTCATTCAGTCTCATATGCAAGGCTTAGGGTTCAAAGAAGGAGGAGTGGGGGTGGGGTCTGAAATGATGCCGTTTTAGGgagaaaaattaataaacatgACCCGGACCGAGTTGGATTAACCGGCCAGGTCACCAGATTTACATGAAATTCGTCGGGTCAAACCAGGTTCGACCAAATCTGTTGCATGAACGGTTCAACTAGCGGTTCGATCCGGCCAGGTAACCAGATTATTGGATTTTCGGTCGAATCGGCCGGATCGAATCGGATTTGATAACTATGAAAAAAATAGACTCAAGACAAAGTTTAAGAAAATTATAAGATGTGAGAGAGTGTTTCTAAAGAAAATTTCTAACTCTTTGCTCTTTTATCACCTCTCTGTTTAGACATTTTTGACCAATTACTTATTTTCTGAGACATCAACCTCTTCTTTCaccatatttttttaatatgctACCAGTCTTTATTGATTTGACGTTTTAGTATCGAAATATTCAAGCCCTTTGATACTTTAAATTtgtggctaatttttttttatatggaaaaaatattggtgtttttgttgaaaatggGAGTATTTGGTGTAATTACAGATGAGTGAATTTTTTAGGTAGGAAGTcaacacgtggggggcgtgTTGGACACGTGACAGCATCTTAACCAACACGAAGGGGGCGTGTTGGACAATGTCCATAATACTGTAAAACACTTTAAATATCAATATTCAACTAAAATACTATCTCTCtttccatattaaaaataatttctgtaAATTTGTCTTGGATTGAATTTTTTTGTTGCATAAAATTTTATGACGTCAACATAAAAGACATGTCGAATCTTCTTACACATCTCTATCTTTGATAGCATCTTTTTTTTGTCTGACACAAAATCACTTCAATCCAAATTTTGCCCAATAACACTAATATAGAAagattttaaactttttttaattattatactTGTAAAATGTGTGATAATATCTAAATCcataaaaaatacatatgaaAAAGAGATGGTTTGGATCCAGAAATGTTTAAGATTAAAATGTACATGTGTAGTTCTCTTCTTCCCATTAATAAAGATCATTATTTTTGCATCTTTCCcatacaaaaataaagaaagaagcAAAATGAGAAAGAAATTAGACGAGATTAGCAGCCAGGCAACAAAGGAAGTGTTATTCGTTCAATAATCAGGATCAGGCAAAACTCTGTTGGTGGTGTCGTGGCGAGAACCCATCATCATCATAACCCTAAATTCTTCGAAATCGATCATGCCGTCACCGTCGCTGTCGACGCCGCTGATCATCCTCCTGCACTCTGCCAGCGTGCACTCCTCGCCGAGGCTCCTCATCACGGTGTTAAGCTCCTCCGCCGTGATGGAACCGTTACCATCAATGTCAAACACTGAGAAGGCCTCCTTCAGGTTCTCAAGGACCTCATCGGAATCCACGCCCTTTGTGTTCAGCTCGATGAACTCCTGGAGGCTGATGTAACCGTCGCCGTCGCCGTCAACCTCGCGGAGCATGTTGATGAGTTCTTGCTCCGTCGCCTTTTGCCCCAGGCTTCCCATTATGGCTCCAAGCTCCGATGCGTCGATCTTGCCGTCGCCGTTAACGTCGAATTTGTGGAAGACTTGTTCGAGCTCGGCGGCCATGCGGGTTCGTGACCGCACCGACATGGAAGTGGATCGTGACGGCGTGGATGACGGGATCAGGTCCTTGTTGCGATTAAACAGGGATCTTAGGCCCATGATtctatgttttttatttttaattaaaatttccAATTTGTTGGAAATTTGAATGAAAGAGGATTTTGTTGGGGTTGGTTTTGGGAAGGAGAGAAATGAGGAGATTGGGAAAAATTGTTAACGGTGTTTGTGAGTGGGTGGGGGCTTCAATCTGTTTTGACTTTTGAGTTTTGACATAATGCGTATCATTTTGCTATATTTGGGAATGGGAGCCGTTACAAATATAGTTAACATGTTCTGTTTCTTTTCTATTATACTatatttttctctctaaatttatctttttttttttaagatctTGCTAACAAGTATTCACAAATATTGTTAAAGATATCGTTAggtaaaaaattgaataaaaacataaaatttttaagattctAATAAATACGTTGAATATATTAATCATCTTgggaaaaaattatatatattattttcttaaaatactTAACTAATTTTCTTTTAGACAAAAAATTTGTTATTAGACGAAGAAAATTAACAATAGTTAAGTTTTAAAGTGATCTTTAAGATTGGTATagtacattaaaattattttaaaaatttcaattatattaattatatttttaaaattgacaaAATTACACTACGTTAGTCTTTAATCCATTTTTCGTTAATGGCTGACATGAATTTATGATATAGTCTGTTAATAACATGTGACACTTTATGGTTTCACTACGTATAATGATATAACGATGATTTGATCAGTGACATATGACATACTTGTGTCATATGTCACAATATTATTTGACTACATGTCAGTTTGTACCACGTGTGACAACATTATTCGTCTATATGTCATTCACTATGTTATGATAGTAAATGTATCAAATTTGTCTAGAAAATGGATCCTCtcaattttgttaataattgagagagtaaagtgtgatctcttacaattaattatataagtgggatcaaaaataaatataaaagagaaagcAATGAAGGGTtaaagatcacactttacactctcaattttttttaacaattaagaGGATCCATTTCAATTGTTCTctgaatttcaattttaaaacaaactgaaacCTTCGCGACCATTTTGTAGCGAAAAAAAGaccgaaaataaaataaattttcgaccTCTACATTAGAAAGCAAAATCGTACTTAATCCTTATTTCTCCCTATAAATACTCCTAACAACAATAAATTTAGGTATTTTTCAACCCAACGTTTATACAAATCAGATTAAACTCTTGCTGATTTAGACATCGGAGTTCATTGCAGTTATTCCCAACTATCGTCTTGAAGTTGACGTGAAGGGATTCAAGCACCCTCTTGTCAATTATCATCCCCAAACTCTTGCTGATTTAAGTATGTCTCATAACAATGATTATGTTatataataaaagaattatataattgattaaaaaaatcatatttttttaagtaaaaaaaaaaagcgtATATTTCATAggaatcaaaaaaataaaaaagtatatttttattattaatttcttgttaaaaCACACGTATTTTTGgacgaaaataaaaatatctttaatcaATCGATGTTAAATTATTGgagaaaaaaattgtataattaaaactaagatCTTAAACATTTTATAAAAGTACTAGTATTTAAACAATAtgtaaaaaaatagaattgaaatgaGTGTATctaaatatacaaaaaataaaaaataaaaaaactgaaATTTGGTACAAGATATTAAATTTTAGGAACTAAAATGAGTCTATTAATGTAAAAGGGAGTGTTAGGTAAACAATGACCATCTTGAACAACATGAACAACCaccaattaaataaaaacacaTTACACTTCTAAATTAACtatctaaatcttaatattaaaataaccataTGTACACCTAATGAAATGAACATCCGATATATCTATTGtttacattgtttaatattttcattgtcaACCTATACTTTTCCTATTGTAAAATAAGTATCCAATTTGGTGCATTTACAATGATGAGTTGATGACATAACAGATGGCACATGGATGAATAGTATTGTGACACATGGCATAAGATAATTTTGTATTCAAAACCACGTTTACAAGC is a window from the Arachis stenosperma cultivar V10309 chromosome 3, arast.V10309.gnm1.PFL2, whole genome shotgun sequence genome containing:
- the LOC130969771 gene encoding probable calcium-binding protein CML25 is translated as MGLRSLFNRNKDLIPSSTPSRSTSMSVRSRTRMAAELEQVFHKFDVNGDGKIDASELGAIMGSLGQKATEQELINMLREVDGDGDGYISLQEFIELNTKGVDSDEVLENLKEAFSVFDIDGNGSITAEELNTVMRSLGEECTLAECRRMISGVDSDGDGMIDFEEFRVMMMMGSRHDTTNRVLPDPDY